A window of Bradyrhizobium sp. AZCC 1610 contains these coding sequences:
- a CDS encoding TetR/AcrR family transcriptional regulator: MNNQLSAKDWLDQGLKALAGRGFTALKAEPLAKAMGVSRGSFYWHFADIGAFHAAILARWHEVAAEQIIANVEAASNNENPLALLLRRVFGERLTLERAVRTWASVDPAARAAVQAIDRRRLSYVEGLLAQSGLSAEIARARAQILYWAFLGFALSDQPLPKARQQTVLDELVRMAAS; encoded by the coding sequence ATGAACAATCAGCTGTCGGCAAAGGACTGGCTCGACCAGGGCCTGAAAGCATTGGCGGGCCGCGGCTTCACCGCGCTGAAGGCGGAACCATTGGCCAAGGCGATGGGCGTGTCGCGCGGCAGCTTCTACTGGCACTTTGCCGATATCGGCGCGTTTCATGCCGCGATCCTCGCGCGCTGGCACGAAGTTGCGGCCGAGCAGATCATCGCCAATGTCGAGGCGGCCTCGAACAACGAGAACCCGCTCGCGCTGCTGCTGCGCCGCGTGTTCGGCGAACGCTTGACGCTGGAACGGGCAGTCCGCACCTGGGCAAGCGTCGATCCCGCTGCCCGCGCCGCCGTGCAGGCGATCGACCGGCGCCGGCTGAGCTATGTAGAGGGCCTTCTGGCGCAGTCCGGATTATCGGCGGAGATTGCCCGCGCCCGGGCGCAAATTCTATATTGGGCTTTTCTCGGCTTTGCTCTGTCGGACCAGCCCTTGCCGAAAGCACGGCAACAGACCGTGCTCGACGAACTGGTCCGGATGGCCGCGTCATGA
- a CDS encoding Trm112 family protein, with protein MNATPERLDGTVDPKLLEILVCPVTKGPLEFDSTRQELISRSAKLAYPIRDGIPIMLPEEARKIE; from the coding sequence ATGAATGCCACGCCCGAACGCCTCGACGGCACCGTCGATCCGAAATTGCTGGAGATCCTGGTCTGTCCGGTGACCAAGGGCCCGCTCGAATTCGATTCGACCCGGCAGGAACTGATCTCGCGCTCCGCCAAGCTCGCCTATCCGATCCGCGACGGCATCCCGATCATGCTGCCGGAAGAGGCGCGGAAGATTGAGTGA
- a CDS encoding ubiquinone biosynthesis hydroxylase: MAAQRSIVICGGAFAGLALALALRQGLGADIPVIVADPALAVRPSRDPRATAIVAACRRLFEALGVWGQVSDSQPILDMVVTDSRLEDATRPVFLTFAGNVEPGEPFAHMVENRRLIDALVARAEAEGVDLWATAVSTYDSRSDGVTVTLADGNVIEASLLIAADGARSKLRERAGIATHGWDYDQSGIVVTVGHERDHHGRAEEHFLPAGPFAILPLTGKRSSLVWTENRTEAARITALGEAEFHDELEKRFGLQLGEIKALDKPRAFPLGYFVARSFIAERLALVGDAAHVIHPIAGQGLNMGLKDVAALAEVVVDAARLGIDPGQADVLDRYQRWRRFDTMAMGLATNSLNFLFSNESTLLRTVRDIGLGLVDRAPPLKNLFIRQAAGLSGEVPRLLKGEAL, translated from the coding sequence ATGGCGGCACAGCGAAGCATTGTCATCTGCGGCGGCGCCTTTGCCGGGCTGGCGCTGGCGCTGGCGCTCCGTCAGGGCCTTGGCGCGGATATTCCCGTCATCGTGGCCGATCCGGCCCTGGCAGTGCGGCCGAGCCGCGATCCGCGGGCGACCGCCATTGTGGCCGCGTGCCGGCGGTTGTTCGAGGCGCTCGGCGTCTGGGGCCAGGTATCGGACTCCCAGCCGATCCTCGACATGGTCGTCACCGATTCCAGGCTGGAAGATGCCACCCGTCCGGTGTTCCTGACCTTTGCGGGAAATGTCGAACCCGGCGAACCCTTCGCCCACATGGTCGAAAATCGCCGGCTGATCGATGCGCTGGTCGCCCGCGCCGAGGCTGAAGGCGTCGATCTCTGGGCCACGGCGGTTTCGACCTACGATTCACGTTCCGACGGCGTCACCGTGACGCTCGCCGACGGCAATGTCATCGAAGCAAGCCTGCTGATTGCCGCGGACGGCGCGCGCTCAAAACTGCGCGAGCGCGCCGGCATTGCCACCCATGGCTGGGACTACGATCAATCCGGCATCGTCGTTACCGTGGGTCATGAGCGGGATCATCACGGCCGTGCCGAAGAGCATTTTCTCCCGGCGGGTCCATTCGCGATCTTGCCGCTGACCGGAAAGCGCTCGTCGCTGGTGTGGACCGAGAATCGCACCGAGGCCGCACGCATCACCGCGCTTGGCGAAGCCGAATTCCACGACGAGCTGGAGAAGCGCTTCGGGCTGCAGCTCGGCGAGATCAAGGCGCTCGACAAGCCGCGCGCGTTTCCGCTCGGCTATTTCGTCGCGCGCTCATTCATCGCCGAGCGGCTGGCGCTGGTCGGCGACGCCGCGCATGTGATCCATCCGATCGCCGGGCAGGGGCTCAACATGGGCCTGAAAGACGTTGCGGCGCTTGCCGAAGTCGTGGTCGACGCGGCCCGGCTCGGCATCGATCCCGGGCAGGCCGATGTGCTCGACCGCTACCAGCGCTGGCGGCGCTTCGACACCATGGCGATGGGGCTCGCCACCAATTCGCTGAACTTCCTGTTCTCGAACGAATCGACGCTGCTGCGTACCGTGCGCGATATCGGGCTTGGCCTCGTCGATCGCGCGCCGCCGCTGAAGAACCTGTTCATCCGCCAGGCTGCGGGACTGTCCGGCGAAGTGCCGCGGCTGTTGAAGGGCGAGGCATTGTAG
- the tesB gene encoding acyl-CoA thioesterase II, which produces MSKGLIDLISILDLEQLEVNLFRGNSPKTSWQRVFGGQVIGQAMVAACRTVEGRLPHSIHCYFILPGDPQIPIIYQVERLRDGKSYSTRRVTAIQHGNAIFSIMVSFHAEEEGAFNHQDKMPDVPPPEKLTAEEVSKQPMFKEMPEFIRRYYESDRPIELRPVELGRYFGQKIDDGRIHVWIRTAAKLPDDPALHLCALAYASDFSLLDAVMARYGRTLFDKRMMPASLDHAMWFHRPFRADEWLLYAQDSPSAQDGRGLTRGLIFKPDGTLVASVAQEGSVRQRK; this is translated from the coding sequence ATGTCCAAGGGCCTGATTGACCTGATTTCCATTCTCGATCTCGAACAGCTCGAGGTGAACCTGTTCCGGGGCAACAGCCCGAAGACGAGCTGGCAGCGGGTGTTCGGCGGCCAGGTGATTGGGCAGGCGATGGTCGCGGCCTGCCGCACCGTCGAGGGCCGCCTGCCGCATTCAATCCATTGCTATTTCATCCTGCCCGGCGATCCGCAGATCCCGATCATCTACCAGGTCGAACGCCTGCGCGACGGCAAGAGCTATTCGACCCGTCGCGTCACCGCGATCCAGCATGGCAACGCGATCTTCTCGATCATGGTGTCGTTCCATGCGGAAGAGGAAGGCGCGTTCAACCATCAGGACAAGATGCCGGATGTCCCGCCGCCGGAAAAGCTCACGGCGGAAGAGGTGTCGAAGCAGCCGATGTTCAAGGAGATGCCGGAGTTCATCCGCCGCTATTACGAATCCGACCGGCCGATCGAGCTGCGCCCGGTCGAGCTCGGCCGATATTTCGGCCAGAAGATCGATGATGGACGCATCCATGTCTGGATTCGCACCGCGGCCAAGCTGCCCGACGATCCGGCGCTGCATTTGTGCGCGCTGGCCTATGCGTCGGATTTCTCGCTGCTCGATGCGGTGATGGCGCGCTATGGCCGCACGCTGTTCGACAAGCGCATGATGCCGGCCAGCCTCGATCACGCGATGTGGTTTCACCGGCCGTTTCGCGCCGACGAATGGCTGCTCTACGCGCAGGACTCGCCGAGCGCGCAAGACGGCCGCGGATTGACCCGCGGCCTGATCTTCAAGCCCGACGGCACGCTGGTGGCGTCGGTGGCCCAGGAAGGCTCGGTGCGCCAGCGCAAGTGA
- a CDS encoding DUF4339 domain-containing protein: MSNRSWFYASSGQQQGPYPEAQLRDLVTRGMVGADTLVWTEGMSGWQRAGDIPGLVPGGSAPPAFAQPGGPPQMAGSYSGGPLSIDFGILEFTWRSLVLVIGLILIIPAPWALVWYLKWIVPCVQVPGRPNLSFAGEAMTIVPWYFGALVLIVGAGLTGIDLLSNLMSLAQIVLYWLFLRWFVANLASNEQPLGLSFSGSFWVYLGWTILAVVSIITIIGWAWVYVAWMRWFSRNIQGTRREVVFIGTGLEFLWRAIVTAIASSFIIPIPWMYRWMWRWLASQTVLAERGTQVNA, encoded by the coding sequence ATGTCGAACCGATCGTGGTTTTATGCATCCAGCGGCCAGCAACAGGGCCCCTATCCCGAGGCGCAGCTCCGCGACCTCGTTACCCGGGGCATGGTTGGGGCGGACACGTTGGTCTGGACCGAGGGGATGTCGGGCTGGCAGCGGGCCGGAGACATTCCCGGCTTGGTTCCCGGCGGATCAGCCCCGCCCGCTTTCGCACAGCCCGGTGGCCCGCCACAAATGGCCGGAAGCTATAGCGGGGGCCCGCTGTCGATCGATTTCGGAATCTTGGAGTTTACGTGGCGCAGCCTCGTGCTTGTGATCGGGCTCATCCTCATCATCCCGGCCCCGTGGGCCCTGGTGTGGTACCTCAAGTGGATTGTACCGTGTGTGCAAGTGCCGGGACGGCCGAACCTTAGCTTCGCAGGCGAGGCGATGACGATCGTTCCGTGGTATTTCGGGGCCCTCGTGCTCATTGTCGGCGCGGGCCTGACCGGCATTGACTTGCTCAGCAACCTGATGAGTCTCGCTCAGATCGTTCTCTACTGGCTTTTCCTGAGATGGTTCGTCGCGAACCTTGCGTCCAACGAACAGCCGCTCGGGCTCAGCTTCTCCGGCTCGTTTTGGGTCTATCTCGGATGGACCATTCTGGCGGTTGTCTCCATTATCACCATAATTGGCTGGGCGTGGGTTTACGTAGCCTGGATGCGCTGGTTTTCCCGGAATATCCAGGGCACGCGGCGCGAAGTCGTCTTCATCGGCACCGGCCTGGAGTTTCTGTGGCGTGCGATCGTGACTGCAATCGCCAGCAGCTTCATCATCCCAATTCCATGGATGTATCGCTGGATGTGGCGCTGGCTGGCGTCGCAGACTGTTTTGGCCGAAAGAGGCACGCAGGTAAACGCGTAA
- a CDS encoding P-II family nitrogen regulator, whose product MKLVVAIIKPFKLDEVRQALTAIGVHGMTVTEVKGYGRQKGHTEIYRGAEYVVNFLPKLRIEIAVASDVADKAVEVITANARTGQIGDGKIFVTPIDHALRIRTGETDSDAL is encoded by the coding sequence ATGAAACTCGTCGTCGCGATCATCAAACCCTTCAAGCTTGACGAGGTGCGCCAGGCGCTGACGGCCATCGGCGTCCACGGCATGACGGTGACCGAGGTCAAGGGATACGGCCGCCAAAAGGGCCACACCGAAATCTATCGCGGCGCCGAATACGTCGTGAACTTCCTGCCCAAGCTCCGAATCGAAATCGCGGTCGCCTCGGACGTCGCCGACAAGGCGGTCGAAGTCATTACCGCGAACGCGCGCACCGGACAGATCGGTGACGGCAAGATCTTCGTCACGCCGATCGACCATGCACTGAGAATCCGCACCGGCGAGACCGATAGCGACGCGCTCTGA
- a CDS encoding ammonium transporter: MGAPSYRAAGNAALITLAASSLATPAVAAETSTINAADTAWMIVATALVLMMTIPGLALFYSGMVRKKNVLATMAQSLAAVAIISILWVAFGYSLAFVGDGPWIGTLDRWFLIGMTMESVNPAAKTIPEALFMLYQMTFAIITVALVAGAVADRMRFSAYLLFSVGWFTFVYVPLAHWVWGGGFLGTMGVLDFAGGLVVHLSAGIGGLVAAMVIGRRQGYGSENLAPFDLSLAVIGTGLLWVGWFGFNGGSALAANSRAVMAITATHLAACAGALTWAAIEWATRRKPSVLGMISGAIAGLGTITPASGFVAPWHGVIIGVVAGTLCFWACTWLKQRFKYDDSLDVFGVHGVGGLTGTLLAGVFAVNAIGGTAGLIEGNAQQVLIQLYGIAATLVWSGGMTFVLLKLVGMFAPLRVSMQQELEGLDISQHGEALQ, encoded by the coding sequence ATGGGGGCACCATCGTATCGTGCAGCGGGGAATGCTGCGCTCATCACTCTTGCGGCGAGCTCGCTCGCGACGCCGGCCGTGGCCGCCGAAACGTCCACCATCAATGCCGCCGACACCGCGTGGATGATCGTCGCCACCGCGCTGGTATTGATGATGACGATACCGGGTCTGGCGCTGTTCTATTCCGGGATGGTGCGCAAGAAGAACGTGCTGGCGACAATGGCGCAGAGCCTCGCTGCCGTTGCGATCATCTCGATCCTCTGGGTGGCGTTCGGCTATTCGCTGGCCTTCGTCGGCGATGGTCCATGGATCGGCACGCTCGATCGCTGGTTCCTGATCGGAATGACGATGGAGAGCGTCAACCCGGCGGCGAAGACGATACCGGAAGCGCTTTTCATGCTGTACCAGATGACGTTTGCGATCATCACGGTGGCGCTGGTGGCGGGTGCGGTGGCGGACCGGATGCGGTTCTCGGCCTATCTGCTTTTTTCCGTCGGCTGGTTCACGTTCGTCTATGTGCCGCTCGCGCACTGGGTGTGGGGCGGCGGATTCCTCGGCACCATGGGCGTGCTGGATTTTGCCGGCGGCCTCGTCGTGCATCTTTCCGCCGGCATCGGCGGTCTGGTTGCCGCGATGGTGATCGGCCGGCGCCAAGGCTATGGTAGCGAGAACCTCGCGCCATTCGATCTGTCGCTTGCCGTGATCGGCACCGGATTGTTGTGGGTCGGCTGGTTCGGCTTCAATGGCGGATCGGCGCTGGCCGCGAACTCGCGCGCGGTCATGGCGATCACCGCGACGCATCTGGCGGCTTGCGCCGGCGCGCTGACCTGGGCCGCGATCGAATGGGCGACACGGCGCAAACCATCGGTGCTCGGCATGATCTCAGGCGCCATCGCCGGTCTTGGCACCATCACGCCGGCCTCCGGATTCGTTGCGCCGTGGCACGGCGTCATCATCGGCGTCGTCGCGGGAACCCTCTGCTTCTGGGCCTGCACCTGGCTCAAGCAGCGCTTCAAATATGACGACTCGCTCGACGTGTTCGGCGTCCACGGGGTTGGCGGACTGACCGGCACATTGCTCGCCGGCGTTTTTGCGGTGAACGCGATCGGCGGCACCGCAGGCCTGATCGAGGGCAATGCGCAGCAGGTCCTGATCCAGCTCTATGGGATCGCCGCCACGCTGGTGTGGTCCGGCGGCATGACCTTTGTGCTGCTCAAGCTGGTGGGCATGTTCGCGCCGCTACGGGTGTCGATGCAGCAGGAGCTGGAAGGCCTCGATATCTCGCAGCACGGCGAAGCGCTGCAATAG
- a CDS encoding P-II family nitrogen regulator — protein sequence MKIVMAIIKPFKLEEVRDALTAIGVHGLTVTEVKGYGRQKGHTEIYRGAEYAVSFLPKIKIEVAVASDQVDKTIDAITSAAKTGQIGDGKIFVINLDHAVRIRTGEADAAAL from the coding sequence ATGAAAATTGTTATGGCGATCATCAAGCCATTCAAGCTCGAAGAAGTCCGGGATGCCCTGACCGCCATCGGCGTTCATGGTCTCACGGTGACGGAAGTCAAAGGCTATGGCCGCCAGAAGGGCCACACGGAAATCTATCGCGGCGCCGAATACGCCGTGAGCTTCCTGCCCAAGATCAAGATCGAGGTCGCTGTCGCCTCGGATCAGGTCGACAAGACCATCGACGCCATCACCTCCGCTGCCAAGACCGGCCAGATCGGCGACGGCAAGATCTTCGTCATCAACCTCGACCATGCGGTGCGCATCCGCACGGGTGAGGCGGATGCCGCGGCCCTCTGA
- a CDS encoding ammonium transporter gives MTFKRPYSAGLAALAVGLFAATAAYAEPTVNKGDNAWMLTSTVLVLLMTIPGLALFYGGLVRSKNMLSVLMQVFYTVCIVVLLWTLYGYSLAFTGGSDFIGGFSKAFLMGVTTDSKAATFSVDANITELIYICFQMTFAAITPALIVGAFAERMKFAAVALFVPLWVTLIYLPIAHMVWYWPGPDLITDAAKALAAAADGAAKTAAQAKLDEINADAGWIFKKGAIDFAGGTVVHINAGIAGLVGALLIGKRVGYGKELMAPHSLTMTMIGASLLWVGWFGFNAGSNLEASGGAALAMTNSFVATAAAALAWMFAEWIVKGHPSVLGALSGAVAGLVAVTPAAGYSGPMGAIVLGLVVGVVCLFFCTVVKNSLGYDDSLDVFGVHCVGGIVGALGTGILVNPALGGTGVMDYAAGKIADYDFVAQMTSQFWGVCTTLVWSGIGSAILFKVVDVIVGLRVNVETEREGLDVTEHTERAYNM, from the coding sequence ATGACGTTTAAACGTCCCTATAGCGCGGGATTGGCAGCCCTCGCAGTCGGCCTGTTCGCCGCGACCGCTGCCTACGCCGAGCCAACCGTCAACAAGGGCGACAACGCCTGGATGCTGACGTCGACAGTGCTGGTGCTGTTGATGACCATCCCGGGCCTGGCGCTGTTCTATGGCGGTCTCGTCCGTTCCAAGAACATGCTCTCGGTGCTGATGCAGGTCTTCTACACCGTCTGCATCGTCGTCCTTCTCTGGACGCTCTATGGCTACAGCCTCGCGTTCACCGGCGGTTCCGACTTCATCGGCGGCTTCTCCAAGGCCTTCCTGATGGGCGTGACGACGGATTCGAAAGCCGCGACCTTCAGCGTCGACGCCAACATCACCGAGCTCATCTACATCTGCTTCCAGATGACCTTCGCGGCGATCACCCCCGCCCTCATCGTCGGCGCCTTCGCCGAACGCATGAAGTTCGCGGCGGTCGCGCTGTTCGTCCCGCTCTGGGTCACGCTGATCTATCTCCCGATCGCGCATATGGTTTGGTATTGGCCAGGACCGGACTTGATCACGGATGCAGCCAAGGCGCTTGCCGCGGCGGCTGATGGTGCGGCGAAGACCGCGGCGCAGGCCAAGCTCGACGAGATCAATGCCGACGCCGGCTGGATCTTCAAGAAGGGCGCGATCGACTTCGCCGGCGGCACCGTGGTGCACATCAACGCCGGTATCGCCGGTCTGGTCGGTGCGCTGCTGATCGGCAAGCGCGTCGGTTACGGCAAGGAGCTGATGGCTCCGCACTCGCTGACCATGACCATGATCGGCGCTTCGCTGCTCTGGGTCGGCTGGTTCGGCTTCAACGCCGGATCGAACCTCGAGGCCTCCGGCGGCGCCGCGCTCGCCATGACCAACTCCTTCGTTGCAACCGCAGCCGCGGCGCTGGCCTGGATGTTCGCGGAATGGATCGTCAAGGGTCATCCTTCCGTGCTCGGCGCGTTGTCGGGTGCGGTGGCAGGCCTCGTGGCGGTCACGCCTGCGGCCGGCTATTCCGGTCCGATGGGCGCGATCGTGCTCGGTCTCGTGGTCGGCGTCGTCTGCCTGTTCTTCTGCACCGTGGTGAAGAACTCGCTCGGCTATGACGACTCGCTCGACGTGTTCGGCGTGCACTGCGTCGGCGGCATCGTCGGCGCACTCGGCACCGGCATCCTGGTGAATCCGGCGCTTGGCGGCACCGGCGTCATGGACTACGCCGCCGGCAAGATCGCCGACTACGACTTCGTTGCGCAGATGACCTCGCAGTTCTGGGGCGTCTGCACCACGCTGGTGTGGTCGGGCATCGGTTCGGCGATCCTGTTCAAGGTCGTCGACGTCATCGTCGGCCTGCGCGTCAACGTCGAAACCGAGCGTGAAGGCCTCGACGTCACCGAGCACACGGAGCGCGCTTACAACATGTAG
- a CDS encoding GFA family protein has product MKLEGGCYCGKVRYVAEGEPMMKAQCHCRECQYISGGSTNMFLLMPVAGFKYTGQAPKQFTRADLERAVTREFCAECGTHVVTRPPGLPAVVVKVGTLDDPSLFGEPQIAIYTIDKQPYHHVPEGMPAFERLPQR; this is encoded by the coding sequence ATGAAACTCGAAGGCGGATGTTATTGCGGCAAGGTGCGCTATGTCGCTGAGGGCGAGCCGATGATGAAGGCGCAGTGCCACTGCCGGGAGTGCCAGTACATCTCGGGCGGCTCGACCAACATGTTCCTGCTGATGCCGGTCGCCGGCTTCAAGTATACCGGGCAAGCTCCCAAGCAATTCACCCGCGCCGACCTGGAACGCGCGGTGACGCGGGAATTCTGCGCCGAATGCGGCACGCACGTTGTAACGCGCCCGCCGGGACTGCCCGCCGTGGTCGTCAAGGTTGGCACGCTCGATGATCCCAGCCTGTTCGGCGAACCGCAGATTGCGATCTACACCATCGACAAGCAGCCCTACCACCACGTGCCCGAGGGCATGCCGGCTTTCGAGCGGCTTCCGCAGCGGTAG
- a CDS encoding aminotransferase class I/II-fold pyridoxal phosphate-dependent enzyme, producing the protein MAMTASSGVAQGAGSVPAGQAERSPFLRTTELLAPYQPAKPLITLSLGEPQHPVPDFVGPVLAKHIADFGRYPLARGIEPFRRAAANWLSTRFQLPRPIDPESEILVLSGSREGLFFAAITAARYVGPRKGRPAILMPNPFYPAYGAGARAAGCELVYLPTTLANGFLPDLDALDDATLARTVAIFIASPANPQGAVASHDYFTRLKKLADRHGFMILSDECYSEIYTRQAPGSALECAGPDFANVVAFQSLSKRSNLPGMRVGFAAGDRKFLAAFHELRNVAAPQVPVPLQHVAVAAYSDEAHVEENRRLYRIKFDLADQILGSRYGYVRPAGGFCVWLDVSEQGGDEATAVKLYRDAGVRVIPGSYLSRPQNDGFNPGAGYIRLALVSDSESTAEALHRLVEILD; encoded by the coding sequence ATGGCGATGACTGCTTCTTCCGGCGTGGCGCAGGGCGCCGGCAGCGTACCTGCCGGTCAGGCCGAGCGTTCGCCTTTTCTACGCACGACCGAGTTGCTGGCTCCTTACCAGCCCGCCAAGCCATTGATTACGCTGTCATTGGGCGAGCCGCAGCACCCTGTGCCGGATTTTGTCGGGCCGGTTCTGGCGAAGCACATTGCTGATTTCGGCCGCTATCCCCTCGCCAGGGGCATCGAGCCGTTCCGGCGCGCGGCAGCGAACTGGCTGTCGACCCGGTTCCAACTGCCGCGGCCGATCGATCCCGAGAGCGAAATCCTGGTGCTGAGCGGCAGCCGCGAGGGGCTGTTTTTCGCGGCGATCACCGCCGCCCGTTATGTTGGCCCGCGCAAGGGCAGGCCCGCGATCCTGATGCCCAACCCGTTTTATCCGGCCTATGGCGCGGGCGCCCGCGCCGCCGGTTGCGAACTGGTCTACCTGCCGACCACGCTCGCCAACGGATTTTTGCCGGATCTCGATGCACTCGACGATGCGACGCTGGCCCGGACCGTTGCGATTTTCATCGCCTCGCCCGCCAATCCGCAAGGCGCCGTCGCCTCGCACGACTACTTCACGCGGCTGAAAAAACTCGCCGACCGCCATGGCTTCATGATCCTGAGCGACGAGTGCTATTCGGAAATCTACACCAGGCAAGCGCCGGGCAGCGCGCTCGAATGTGCCGGGCCTGACTTCGCCAATGTCGTTGCGTTCCAGTCGCTGTCGAAGCGCTCGAACCTGCCCGGCATGCGCGTCGGCTTTGCCGCCGGCGATCGCAAGTTTCTCGCGGCCTTTCACGAATTGCGCAACGTCGCGGCCCCCCAGGTGCCGGTGCCGCTGCAGCACGTCGCGGTCGCCGCCTATAGCGACGAGGCGCATGTCGAAGAAAACCGCAGGCTTTACCGCATCAAGTTCGATCTCGCCGACCAGATTCTCGGCAGCCGTTACGGCTATGTGCGGCCCGCCGGCGGCTTCTGCGTCTGGCTCGACGTCTCCGAGCAAGGCGGCGACGAGGCGACGGCGGTGAAACTCTATCGGGATGCGGGCGTCCGCGTGATCCCCGGCAGCTATCTGTCGCGGCCGCAGAACGATGGCTTCAACCCCGGCGCGGGCTACATCCGCCTCGCGCTGGTCTCCGACAGTGAATCAACGGCCGAGGCACTGCACCGGCTGGTCGAAATTCTGGATTAA